A single Syngnathoides biaculeatus isolate LvHL_M chromosome 18, ASM1980259v1, whole genome shotgun sequence DNA region contains:
- the LOC133491904 gene encoding tubulin-specific chaperone cofactor E-like protein — MDQSSDGEEARTFVQVISDKYNTENFPYGQGVGVVVLPSPPGSPVKGRLFLPSVLVLNDCGIRKAGNRSEIAAFCAHVVELDLSYNEIDEWAEICAIVSNVPRLDFLNLSMNPLSGTTLEPCMAEVFARVRRLVLINTHVSWDTVNTLTGNTPELLELFLCLNDYHSVSQSCAACPSLRLLQITDNHLRDWGDVRKFGVMYPGLRELVLANNSVECVGDTQETLQRLFPNLRCINLNNSGLSKWEDIEKLNFFPKLQELKVMGIPLLQPYTSQERRSLLLAQLPNVLVLNGGAVSDSDREAAERFFIRYYQDCPEQECPCRYNELVSKYGRLAPLADVDLSPRRTTVEVRWGDRVEAVSLRLEQTVGDLKKQLRALLQLPANGVRLFYINREMCSVVGPEELKCGFRALHSYSIRDGDEILIVPKVKGRCSSSHL; from the exons ATGGATCAGTCCTCTGATGGGGAGGAGGCTCGCACCTTCGTGCAGGTCATCAGCGACAAGTACAACACGGAGAACTTCCCCTACGGCCAAGGCGTGGGCGTCGTGGTGCTGCCCTCCCCTCCTGGGTCGCCCGTCAAAG GTCGCCTGTTTTTGCCCAGCGTGCTGGTTCTGAACGACTGCGGCATTAGAAAGGCGGGCAACAGGTCCGAAATCGCCGCTTTCTGTGCCCACGTGGTCGAGCTGGACCTGTCGTACAACGAGATCGACGAGTGGGCCGAG ATCTGCGCCATCGTTTCCAACGTCCCCCGCCTGGACTTCCTCAACCTGAGCATGAACCCGCTGAGCGGCACCACGCTGGAGCCGTGCATGGCCGAGGTATTCGCCCGGGTGCGCCGCCTCGTCCTCATCAACACGCACGTCAGCTGGGACACCGTGAACACGCTCACGGGAAACACGCCAGA GTTGCTGGAGCTCTTCCTGTGCCTGAACGACTACCACTCCGTGTCGCAGTCCTGCGCGGCCTGTCCATCGCTGCGCCTGCTGCAGATCACCGACAACCACCTCCGCGATTGGGGGGACGTGCGCAAGTTTGGGGTGATGTACCCCGGCCTCCGCGAGCTGGTGCTGGCCAACAACAGCGTGGAATGCGTGGGCGACACGCAGGAAACGCTGCAACGCCTCTTCCCCAACCTGCGCTGCATCAACCTCAACAACTCAG GGCTGAGTAAATGGGAGGACATCGAGAAGCTGAACTTTTTCCCCAAGCTGCAAGAACTCAAAGTGATGGGGATTCCGCTGTTGCAGCCGTACACCTCACAAGAGCGACGGAGCCTCCTTTTAGCGCA gctGCCAAATGTCTTGGTACTGAACGGAGGGGCGGTGTCCGACAGCGACAGGGAAGCTGCTGAGAGGTTCTTCATCCGGTACTACCAGGACTGTCCAGAGCAGGAGTGCCCGTGCCG GTACAACGAGCTGGTGTCCAAATACGGTCGTCTCGCCCCGTTGGCCGACGTGGACCTGAGCCCCCGGAGGACAACGGTGGAAGTCCGCTGGGGCGACAGGGTCGAGGCAGTCAGCCTCCGCTTGGAACAGACGGTGGGTGACCTGAAGAAGCAGCTGAGGGCGCTTCTTCAGCTGCCCGCCAACGGGGTCAGGCTATTCTACATCAACCGGGAAATGTGTTCAGTGGTCGGACCAGAAGAGTTGAAATGCGGCTTCCGCGCCCTCCACTCGTACAGCATTCGAGACGGAGACGAGATCCTTATCGTCCCCAAGGTCAAAGGTCGTTGTAGCTCCTCACATCTTTGA